From one Rhopalosiphum padi isolate XX-2018 chromosome 2, ASM2088224v1, whole genome shotgun sequence genomic stretch:
- the LOC132922600 gene encoding cuticle protein 16.5-like isoform X1 has translation MQFQVTFAVLAAVMCFAAAAPATEEVKSSPSASAQSGAVSDTDRSKRFVAVAAPYVAAAPVAAAPYVAAAPVAAAPYVAAPYAAAPYVAAPYAAAPYALSSPYASPYVSSYTTYPYVAKTLASPYTYYP, from the exons ATGCAATTCCAA GTGACTTTCGCAGTGCTCGCCGCGGTCATGTGCTTCGCCGCTGCCGCCCCCGCAACCGAAGAAGTCAAATCGTCGCCTTCAGCGTCTGCTCAATCTGGTGCTGTTTCAGACACCGATCGTAGCAAACGGTTCGTGGCCGTCGCTGCACCTTACGTGGCCGCTGCACCGGTCGCCGCCGCACCTTACGTAGCCGCTGCACCAGTCGCCGCCGCACCTTACGTGGCCGCTCCATACGCTGCCGCCCCTTACGTTGCTGCCCCATATGCCGCCGCCCCTTACGCACTTTCTTCCCCGTACGCTTCCCCTTACGTATCGTCATACACCACTTACCCATACGTAGCCAAGACCCTGGCTTCCCCGTACACTTACTACCCATGA
- the LOC132922600 gene encoding uncharacterized protein LOC132922600 isoform X2: protein MQFQVTFAVLAAVMCFAAAAPATEEVKSSPSASAQSGAVSDTDRSKRFVAVAAPYVAAPYAAAPYVAAPYAAAPYALSSPYASPYVSSYTTYPYVAKTLASPYTYYP from the exons ATGCAATTCCAA GTGACTTTCGCAGTGCTCGCCGCGGTCATGTGCTTCGCCGCTGCCGCCCCCGCAACCGAAGAAGTCAAATCGTCGCCTTCAGCGTCTGCTCAATCTGGTGCTGTTTCAGACACCGATCGTAGCAAACGGTTCGTGGCCGTCGCTGCAC CTTACGTGGCCGCTCCATACGCTGCCGCCCCTTACGTTGCTGCCCCATATGCCGCCGCCCCTTACGCACTTTCTTCCCCGTACGCTTCCCCTTACGTATCGTCATACACCACTTACCCATACGTAGCCAAGACCCTGGCTTCCCCGTACACTTACTACCCATGA